In a genomic window of uncultured Fusobacterium sp.:
- a CDS encoding permease has translation MIKKFLNRYKFFVILLIINLILLFVAPEIGKKSFKITYDNLLEMLGVIPPIFILLGVLDVWLKKETMIKYMGKGSGIKGLLLSFVIGATAAGPLYAAFPVAGILLKKGTSIFNVLIFIGAWSTMKIPLLIFESTALGYNFSMLRLGINIIGIPLIALIINLFLKEQDREEIYKLAQEKNI, from the coding sequence ATGATAAAAAAATTTTTGAATAGATATAAATTTTTTGTTATTCTTTTAATAATTAATCTAATTTTACTTTTTGTGGCTCCAGAGATTGGAAAAAAATCTTTTAAGATAACTTATGATAATCTTTTAGAAATGTTAGGTGTAATTCCTCCTATTTTTATACTTTTAGGAGTTTTAGATGTATGGTTAAAAAAAGAAACTATGATTAAATATATGGGAAAAGGATCAGGAATTAAAGGATTGTTACTATCTTTTGTAATTGGTGCAACAGCAGCAGGTCCTCTTTATGCAGCCTTTCCAGTTGCTGGAATTCTTTTAAAGAAAGGAACAAGTATATTTAATGTACTTATATTTATAGGTGCATGGTCAACTATGAAAATACCTCTATTAATATTTGAATCAACTGCATTAGGTTATAATTTTTCAATGTTACGTTTAGGAATTAATATTATTGGAATTCCTTTAATTGCACTTATAATAAATCTATTTTTAAAAGAACAGGACAGAGAAGAGATATATAAATTAGCTCAAGAAAAAAATATATAA
- a CDS encoding radical SAM protein codes for MLVPDLTSYSNLYRPPSEAFSLILQITIGCSHNKCSFCSMYKGVQFHIKPFEQIKAEIDYFRSRAKYVNRIFLADGDALIVPTEKLIEILKYIKNIFPECERISTYASPKSLELKSEDELKKIKDNGISLLYIGAESGSDEVLKNINKGVTSKELGDLILKAKKVGFKTSVTFIVGILGEKDFREHAVATGNFISRCEPDYVGILSLMLEENTTIYQEWLKGNFKEADGIDILKEIKLIIENINVTSNIVFRSNHASNYINLKGNLPEDKKRLIQEIDISLNKHSLKEKKYRLL; via the coding sequence ATGTTAGTACCAGATTTAACATCATATAGTAATCTTTATCGTCCACCAAGTGAAGCTTTTAGCTTAATTTTGCAAATAACTATTGGTTGTTCACATAATAAGTGTAGTTTTTGTAGTATGTATAAAGGAGTGCAATTCCATATTAAACCTTTTGAACAAATAAAAGCTGAAATTGATTATTTTAGAAGTAGAGCAAAGTATGTAAATAGAATTTTTTTAGCTGATGGAGATGCCTTGATTGTTCCAACTGAAAAATTAATAGAAATTTTAAAATATATAAAGAATATATTTCCAGAATGTGAAAGAATTTCAACATATGCTAGTCCTAAATCTTTAGAATTGAAATCAGAAGATGAGTTGAAAAAAATAAAAGATAATGGGATATCACTTTTATATATAGGAGCAGAAAGTGGAAGTGATGAAGTATTAAAAAATATAAATAAAGGAGTTACTTCAAAAGAGTTAGGAGATTTAATATTAAAGGCTAAAAAAGTAGGATTTAAAACTTCTGTTACATTTATTGTAGGGATTTTAGGAGAGAAAGATTTTAGAGAACATGCAGTAGCAACAGGAAATTTTATTAGCAGATGTGAGCCTGATTATGTAGGAATTTTAAGTTTGATGCTTGAAGAAAATACTACTATATATCAAGAATGGTTAAAAGGGAATTTTAAGGAGGCAGATGGAATAGATATTTTAAAAGAAATAAAATTGATTATTGAAAATATAAATGTAACTTCAAATATTGTTTTTAGATCTAATCATGCCTCTAATTATATAAATTTAAAAGGAAATTTACCTGAGGATAAGAAAAGATTGATTCAAGAAATAGATATTTCTCTAAATAAACATTCTTTAAAAGAGAAAAAATATAGATTGTTATAA
- a CDS encoding permease — MTAVFYIIAILALVVSFFKSKEKTKMVLKKAWKSFENIMPQFLAIILVIGIMLSVLTPEQISRFLGQDSGIMGVVMAAFIGAVTLIPGFVAFPLASALLHNGAGITQIAAFVSTLMMVGIITIPVEIEYFGKKVTIIRNLSAFIFSFIVAGIMGVIL, encoded by the coding sequence ATGACAGCAGTTTTCTACATTATCGCTATATTAGCTTTAGTGGTATCATTTTTTAAAAGTAAGGAAAAAACAAAGATGGTTTTAAAGAAAGCTTGGAAATCATTTGAAAATATTATGCCACAATTTTTAGCAATAATTTTAGTAATAGGTATAATGTTATCTGTTCTTACTCCAGAACAAATTTCTAGATTTTTAGGACAAGATTCTGGAATAATGGGAGTTGTGATGGCAGCTTTTATTGGAGCAGTAACTTTGATACCAGGTTTTGTAGCTTTTCCTTTAGCTAGTGCTCTTTTACATAATGGAGCAGGAATAACTCAAATAGCAGCTTTTGTATCTACTTTAATGATGGTAGGAATAATTACTATACCTGTTGAAATAGAATATTTTGGAAAAAAAGTTACTATTATTAGAAATCTATCAGCTTTTATATTTTCATTTATTGTAGCAGGAATAATGGGAGTGATATTATGA
- a CDS encoding DUF6173 family protein, whose translation MSKRKKDNLPILADEYSRDYNMADWKYEKIIEQIKEFESFLDDDHEIGLKLASFGSSVIMSVTDIGYQNPDILYFYGFVDGKEAQLIQHISQLNFLITSIEKEDKEKPARRIGFALPTLKDESDEELEERLRKRLEKELEKEKEDSGENKKC comes from the coding sequence ATGAGTAAGAGAAAAAAAGATAATTTACCTATTTTAGCAGATGAGTATTCTCGTGATTATAATATGGCAGATTGGAAATATGAAAAAATAATTGAACAGATAAAGGAGTTTGAATCTTTTTTAGATGATGATCACGAAATAGGTTTAAAATTAGCATCTTTTGGTTCTTCTGTAATAATGTCAGTTACAGATATAGGTTATCAAAACCCAGATATTTTATATTTTTATGGTTTTGTAGATGGAAAAGAGGCTCAACTTATTCAACATATTAGCCAATTAAATTTTTTAATAACTTCAATAGAGAAAGAGGATAAAGAAAAACCAGCTAGGAGAATAGGATTTGCTCTACCTACCTTGAAAGATGAAAGTGATGAGGAACTTGAAGAGAGATTGAGAAAAAGATTGGAAAAGGAGTTAGAGAAAGAAAAAGAAGATAGTGGAGAAAATAAAAAATGTTAG
- the nrdD gene encoding anaerobic ribonucleoside-triphosphate reductase, whose protein sequence is MHKIEVIKRNGSIVEFDKNKIERVLEKIDKEVEYLGKVSISEMMDDIMKKINGSTRISVESIQDIVFYALCGYGLFEQAKAFQTYRTQRAEQRFQDANSVFRHMTDIVDIGDRENSNKNSMLPSVQRDLIAGEYFRYILERNIDKELWSAHRKKTIHWHDSDVDTKLTNCCLFNIEDMLRNGTRITNADVCQPNSVGTAMNIAMQIMASISASQYGGVSLPNFNEVFAEYAKKNFKKNFVKAYNDRLSTEAGLSKVSPEEIEEIYGKIDSDNQKLKDEKPVEFAIAKERTAKDIYDACQLFEYQTNSILGSASQTPFSTITFNIPTSWESEEIILSYLKVRQTGLGEKHIPAIFPKLSYMAVDGYNLREGDKYFYITREVSKCIANTYYPDILFYSKEDYDAGKYYARMGCRSRVNHEYQENGKYQHYGRFNYGVATLNVPQIALDVLKQEQHDKISGNRLERFLEILNKRKHLMKKAIETRFNNVKHLQAKKAPILFQYGGIARLDPEDTIEALLKTDRASVSYGFLGLDDAVRILSDDKENISTQAGHEMGMTIMKAIRQQADEIKSETGLPVSVYGTPAESSIATFFNKDVENYGDIMPEWLRKREYYTNSFHFSSELPIDCFDKIDVEAPFIKYCNGGNIMYVENGGKTYNSDAIIELIQYAHDAGIEYFAVNTISDVCYDCGYTGEITYNEKTASYKCPQCGNEDGMKMKIQRRCCGYISNYNITHALEGRMKEIKNRAIHVK, encoded by the coding sequence ATGCATAAGATAGAAGTTATAAAAAGAAATGGATCTATAGTTGAATTCGACAAAAATAAAATTGAAAGAGTACTTGAAAAAATAGATAAAGAGGTTGAATATCTAGGAAAAGTCTCAATTAGTGAGATGATGGATGACATCATGAAAAAAATAAATGGAAGCACAAGAATCTCTGTTGAGTCAATACAAGATATTGTGTTTTATGCTCTATGTGGATATGGGCTTTTTGAACAAGCAAAAGCTTTCCAAACATACAGAACTCAAAGAGCAGAGCAAAGATTTCAAGATGCAAACAGTGTATTTAGACATATGACTGATATAGTTGATATTGGAGATAGAGAGAACAGTAATAAAAACTCAATGTTACCATCAGTACAAAGAGACTTAATTGCTGGAGAGTATTTTAGATATATACTTGAAAGAAACATTGATAAGGAACTTTGGTCAGCACATAGAAAGAAAACTATCCACTGGCACGATTCAGATGTTGACACTAAATTAACAAACTGTTGTCTATTTAATATAGAGGATATGCTTAGAAATGGAACTAGAATAACAAATGCTGATGTTTGTCAACCTAATTCTGTTGGAACAGCAATGAATATAGCTATGCAAATAATGGCTAGTATCAGTGCAAGCCAATATGGAGGAGTTTCACTTCCTAATTTCAACGAAGTTTTTGCTGAATATGCTAAGAAAAACTTTAAAAAGAATTTTGTAAAAGCATATAATGATAGATTATCAACTGAAGCTGGATTATCAAAAGTTTCACCAGAAGAGATTGAAGAAATATATGGAAAAATTGATTCTGATAACCAAAAATTAAAAGATGAAAAACCAGTTGAATTTGCAATTGCTAAAGAAAGAACTGCAAAGGATATTTATGATGCTTGTCAATTATTTGAGTACCAAACAAACTCAATTTTAGGATCAGCTTCTCAAACTCCATTTAGTACTATAACTTTCAATATCCCTACTTCTTGGGAGTCTGAAGAAATTATTTTATCTTACTTAAAAGTAAGACAAACAGGACTTGGAGAAAAGCATATACCTGCTATCTTCCCTAAACTTTCATACATGGCAGTAGATGGATACAATTTAAGAGAGGGAGACAAGTATTTCTATATAACTAGAGAAGTTTCTAAATGTATAGCTAATACATATTATCCAGATATTTTATTCTATTCTAAAGAGGATTATGATGCTGGTAAATACTATGCAAGAATGGGTTGTAGATCAAGAGTAAACCACGAATATCAAGAAAATGGAAAATATCAACACTATGGAAGATTTAACTATGGAGTAGCTACTTTAAATGTTCCTCAAATAGCTTTAGACGTTTTAAAACAAGAGCAACATGATAAGATTTCTGGAAATAGACTTGAAAGATTCTTAGAAATTTTAAATAAGAGAAAACATCTTATGAAAAAAGCTATTGAAACAAGATTTAATAATGTTAAACATCTTCAAGCTAAAAAAGCTCCAATTCTTTTCCAATATGGTGGAATTGCTAGACTTGATCCTGAGGATACAATAGAAGCATTATTAAAAACAGACAGAGCTTCTGTATCATATGGTTTCTTAGGACTTGATGATGCTGTAAGAATCCTTTCTGATGATAAAGAGAATATCTCAACTCAAGCAGGACATGAGATGGGAATGACTATAATGAAAGCTATTAGACAACAAGCTGATGAAATAAAATCTGAAACAGGGTTACCAGTATCAGTTTATGGTACACCTGCTGAAAGTTCAATAGCAACATTCTTTAATAAAGATGTTGAAAACTATGGAGATATTATGCCTGAATGGTTAAGAAAAAGAGAGTATTATACAAACTCTTTCCACTTCTCATCAGAGCTTCCAATAGATTGTTTTGATAAGATAGATGTAGAAGCACCATTTATTAAATATTGTAATGGTGGAAATATAATGTATGTTGAAAATGGTGGAAAAACATATAATAGTGATGCTATAATCGAACTTATTCAATATGCTCATGATGCTGGAATTGAATACTTTGCAGTAAATACAATTTCAGATGTATGTTATGATTGTGGTTACACTGGAGAGATCACATATAATGAAAAAACAGCTAGTTACAAATGTCCACAATGTGGAAATGAAGATGGAATGAAAATGAAGATTCAAAGACGTTGTTGTGGATATATTTCAAACTACAATATAACTCATGCTCTTGAAGGTAGAATGAAAGAGATAAAAAATAGAGCAATTCATGTGAAATAA
- a CDS encoding helix-turn-helix domain-containing protein, translating into MKKDKQYNCYFELTLDIVGGKWKPIILYYISINKVARHSELKRFIPSINERMLTRQLRELEEDKLINRKVYPVVPPKVEYTLTEHGETLIPILESLVKWGTSYANSIGFNNFKMEI; encoded by the coding sequence ATGAAAAAAGATAAACAGTATAATTGTTATTTTGAATTGACATTAGATATTGTAGGGGGAAAATGGAAACCAATTATTTTATATTACATAAGTATAAATAAAGTGGCTAGACATAGTGAATTAAAAAGATTTATTCCAAGTATAAATGAGAGAATGTTAACAAGGCAACTTCGTGAATTAGAAGAGGACAAGTTAATTAATAGAAAAGTGTATCCTGTAGTTCCTCCTAAAGTTGAATACACACTTACTGAACATGGAGAAACTCTTATACCTATTTTAGAATCTTTAGTTAAATGGGGAACTAGTTATGCTAATTCAATAGGATTTAATAATTTTAAAATGGAAATTTGA
- a CDS encoding WYL domain-containing protein yields the protein MEKKIRVTLPKNIVKILESDYETFKITKNYLLNYIFENMRDEILNEDITFEGEKEIIQFNLNKKNYKDYYDFLCEKNIQVEADFFRKLIYKYANQSKKNRETFIFKTIIEKLEIGIKERRKTKIHFKDNREVTILPFFIGSSKLELANYLFCYDFLEEDYKNYHIHNMDTIFITREIKEWENMEFVEKVILNFDPFLSQDKKIKAILTTEGEKILKLLNINRPEIISKNNNFYEFQCSEEKAKRYFTYFLDEIEIIEPKSLREWFKIKYTNAYKKYNKL from the coding sequence GTGGAGAAAAAAATAAGGGTTACTCTTCCCAAAAATATTGTTAAAATTTTAGAAAGTGATTATGAAACTTTTAAGATTACTAAAAACTACCTTTTAAATTATATATTTGAAAACATGAGAGATGAGATACTAAATGAAGATATAACTTTTGAAGGAGAAAAGGAGATTATACAATTTAATCTTAATAAAAAAAATTATAAAGATTATTATGATTTTTTATGTGAAAAAAATATTCAAGTTGAAGCAGATTTTTTTAGAAAATTAATATATAAATATGCTAATCAATCTAAAAAAAATAGAGAAACTTTTATTTTTAAAACTATTATTGAAAAGTTAGAAATTGGAATAAAAGAAAGAAGAAAGACAAAAATACATTTTAAAGATAATAGAGAAGTTACAATTTTACCATTTTTTATAGGAAGTTCAAAATTGGAATTAGCAAATTATTTATTCTGTTATGATTTTTTAGAAGAAGACTATAAAAATTATCATATCCATAATATGGATACAATTTTTATTACCAGAGAGATAAAAGAATGGGAAAATATGGAGTTTGTGGAAAAAGTTATTCTTAATTTTGATCCTTTTTTGTCACAGGACAAGAAAATAAAAGCTATATTAACAACTGAAGGAGAAAAAATTTTAAAACTTCTTAATATTAATAGACCTGAAATTATATCTAAAAATAATAATTTTTATGAATTTCAGTGTTCTGAAGAGAAAGCAAAACGTTATTTTACCTATTTTCTTGATGAGATAGAGATAATTGAGCCTAAAAGTTTAAGAGAATGGTTTAAAATTAAATATACAAATGCTTATAAAAAGTATAATAAATTATAA
- the bioD gene encoding dethiobiotin synthase, with the protein MKLSKGYFVIGTDTGIGKTYVSTLLFKGVSKIGGTYYKPVQSGAFEMLGELISPDVEFVCEFNKIPYNNEMTTYLLKAEVSPHLAAEIDGIEIDPEKIKSDWLDLKDKYSTVIVEGAGGLYVPIIRSKFYMYDLIKMLEIPIILVSSNRVGSINHTMMTINCLKNLGIKIQGIIFNKIEKNYDRTGYENDNIKIIQEMSGIKNMMLLDFEQDHFDQDELIRFLELREEEK; encoded by the coding sequence ATGAAATTAAGTAAAGGTTACTTTGTAATAGGAACAGATACAGGAATTGGAAAAACTTATGTAAGTACTCTTTTATTTAAAGGAGTAAGTAAAATTGGAGGAACTTACTACAAACCAGTCCAAAGTGGTGCTTTTGAGATGTTAGGAGAATTAATATCACCAGATGTTGAATTTGTATGTGAATTTAATAAAATACCATATAATAATGAAATGACTACTTATCTTTTAAAAGCAGAGGTTTCTCCACATTTAGCTGCTGAAATTGATGGAATAGAAATAGATCCAGAGAAAATAAAAAGTGATTGGTTAGATTTAAAAGATAAATATAGTACTGTAATTGTAGAGGGAGCAGGAGGATTATATGTTCCTATAATAAGAAGCAAGTTTTATATGTATGACTTAATCAAAATGTTAGAGATACCTATAATTCTAGTGTCTAGCAATCGTGTAGGTTCTATTAACCATACAATGATGACTATAAATTGTCTTAAAAATTTAGGTATAAAAATCCAAGGAATTATTTTTAATAAAATAGAGAAAAATTATGATAGAACTGGATATGAAAATGACAATATCAAAATTATACAAGAAATGAGTGGAATTAAAAATATGATGCTCTTAGATTTTGAACAAGATCATTTTGATCAAGATGAATTAATTAGATTTTTAGAATTAAGAGAGGAAGAAAAGTAA
- the bioB gene encoding biotin synthase BioB, which yields MKNFIKKLKKKILLGKKIDFEEAKELIEIKIDDSESLNELFSSANEIREKFCGNSFDLCTIINAKSGKCSEDCKYCAQSSHFKTNASIYPLVSENKALEEAKKVEIEGAHRFSLVTSGKGVLNNSDELKKLENIYKKLKNDTTLSLCASHGICSKEVLLKLKEAGVTTYHHNLEACKDFYPNICSTHTHEDRINTVLAAKEVGLKVCSGGILGLGETPVDRIKLAFELRELDVDSVPINILTPIPGTPLENSQEIEPLELVKTMAVFRFILPNKALRYAGGRVKLKEYQSLGIKAGINSALTGNFLTTTGNTIESDKKMIKGEGYEIK from the coding sequence ATGAAAAATTTTATCAAAAAATTAAAAAAAAAAATCCTATTAGGTAAAAAAATAGATTTTGAAGAAGCTAAAGAATTAATTGAAATAAAAATAGATGATAGTGAAAGTTTAAATGAACTATTTTCTTCGGCTAATGAGATACGTGAGAAATTCTGCGGAAATAGTTTTGATCTTTGTACAATTATCAACGCAAAGTCTGGAAAGTGTAGTGAAGATTGTAAATATTGTGCTCAGTCTAGCCACTTTAAAACAAATGCTAGTATATATCCCTTAGTTAGTGAGAATAAAGCTCTTGAAGAAGCTAAAAAGGTTGAAATTGAAGGAGCTCATAGATTCTCCCTTGTAACAAGTGGAAAAGGAGTTTTAAATAATAGTGATGAACTAAAAAAACTAGAAAATATTTATAAAAAATTAAAAAATGATACTACTCTTTCTCTTTGTGCATCTCATGGAATTTGTAGTAAAGAGGTATTATTAAAACTAAAGGAAGCAGGAGTAACAACTTATCACCACAATCTTGAAGCATGTAAAGATTTTTATCCTAATATATGTTCAACACATACTCATGAAGATAGAATCAATACTGTTCTAGCTGCTAAAGAAGTTGGCTTAAAAGTTTGTAGTGGTGGAATATTAGGACTTGGTGAAACACCTGTTGACAGAATTAAACTTGCTTTTGAATTAAGAGAACTAGATGTTGATTCTGTACCTATCAATATTTTAACTCCTATCCCTGGAACACCTCTTGAAAATTCTCAAGAGATAGAACCACTTGAACTAGTAAAAACTATGGCAGTATTTAGGTTTATTCTACCTAATAAAGCTTTAAGATATGCAGGTGGAAGAGTAAAACTTAAAGAATATCAAAGTCTAGGTATAAAAGCTGGTATAAACTCAGCTTTAACAGGAAATTTTTTAACTACAACTGGAAATACAATTGAAAGTGATAAAAAAATGATAAAAGGAGAGGGGTATGAAATTAAGTAA
- the nrdG gene encoding anaerobic ribonucleoside-triphosphate reductase activating protein, whose product MKIISIVENDPVNSMTGFTLTFYFAGCSHGCKGCFSKNTWNYDIGTDYTLETIKNMILNSRWKNVTFLGGDPLFEKNREEVLELIHFIKENTDKKIYLWTGFLKEDVEKWIDVKLIDYLIDGRFEIEKKDLRLRLRGSSNQRVFKNGIEIEV is encoded by the coding sequence ATGAAGATAATATCAATAGTAGAAAATGACCCAGTTAACAGTATGACTGGGTTTACATTAACTTTTTATTTTGCAGGTTGTTCACATGGTTGTAAAGGCTGTTTTTCAAAAAATACTTGGAATTATGACATTGGAACAGATTATACTCTTGAAACTATTAAAAATATGATTTTAAATTCAAGATGGAAAAATGTAACTTTTCTTGGTGGTGATCCTCTTTTTGAAAAAAATCGTGAGGAAGTTTTAGAACTTATACATTTTATTAAAGAAAATACAGATAAAAAAATCTATCTATGGACAGGTTTTTTAAAGGAAGATGTAGAAAAATGGATAGATGTTAAGTTAATAGATTACTTAATAGATGGAAGATTTGAAATAGAAAAGAAAGATTTAAGATTGAGATTAAGAGGTTCATCAAATCAAAGAGTATTTAAAAATGGAATTGAAATAGAAGTATAA
- the bioA gene encoding adenosylmethionine--8-amino-7-oxononanoate transaminase: MKELTELQQKDLQYIFHPCSQMKDYENLPPMVIKKAKGIYLEDELGNKYMDCVSSWWVNLFGHCNDRINKVIWEQINNLEHVLFVNFSHEPAIELVERLHKVVPKGIDKFLFADNGSSSIEMALKLSFQYHQQTGAKEKKKFISLANAYHGETIGALGVGDVDIFTSTYRPLIKEGIKAKGPDCFYCPFKKNFDCCEAECFNDMENIIENNHKEIAAVIIEPMVQGAAGMKIYSSKYIKKLREITQKYNIHLIADEIAMGFGRTGKMFAMEHAEVSPDIMCMAKGLSAGYYPMSIIGITNEIYDAFYCDYLEGKSFLHSHTYSGNPIGCRIAVEVLKIFEEEKILEVVAKKGEYLKKRATELFANHPNIGEYRQIGLIGALEFVKNRETKELFDSKERAGYEIYKIALKKGALLRPLGNIIYFMPPYIITEEEIDRMLTICKESIDEYLANKS, from the coding sequence ATGAAAGAATTAACAGAACTTCAACAAAAAGATTTACAATATATTTTTCATCCTTGTTCACAAATGAAAGATTATGAAAATCTTCCACCAATGGTAATAAAAAAAGCCAAAGGAATATACTTAGAAGATGAACTAGGGAATAAATATATGGATTGCGTTTCAAGCTGGTGGGTAAATTTATTTGGACACTGTAATGATAGAATAAACAAGGTTATTTGGGAGCAGATTAACAATCTTGAGCATGTGCTTTTTGTAAACTTTTCCCATGAACCAGCTATTGAGTTAGTTGAAAGATTGCATAAAGTTGTACCAAAAGGAATAGATAAATTTTTATTTGCTGACAATGGCTCATCAAGTATTGAAATGGCATTGAAATTAAGTTTTCAATATCACCAACAGACAGGAGCAAAAGAGAAGAAAAAGTTTATCTCTTTAGCTAATGCTTATCATGGAGAAACAATAGGAGCTTTAGGAGTAGGAGATGTTGATATCTTTACTTCTACATATAGACCTTTAATAAAAGAAGGAATAAAAGCCAAAGGACCAGATTGTTTCTACTGCCCTTTTAAGAAAAATTTTGATTGTTGTGAAGCTGAATGCTTTAATGATATGGAAAATATTATAGAAAATAATCATAAGGAAATAGCTGCTGTTATAATTGAACCTATGGTACAAGGGGCAGCAGGAATGAAAATATACTCTTCTAAATATATAAAAAAATTAAGAGAGATTACACAAAAGTATAATATCCATCTTATAGCTGATGAAATTGCTATGGGATTTGGAAGAACTGGAAAGATGTTTGCTATGGAACATGCTGAAGTTAGTCCAGATATAATGTGTATGGCAAAAGGACTTTCAGCAGGTTACTACCCTATGTCAATTATTGGTATAACTAATGAGATCTATGATGCTTTCTACTGTGACTATTTGGAAGGAAAATCATTTTTACACTCTCACACATACTCTGGTAATCCTATTGGTTGTAGAATTGCTGTAGAAGTTTTAAAAATATTTGAAGAGGAAAAAATCTTAGAAGTTGTTGCTAAAAAGGGAGAGTATCTTAAAAAAAGAGCTACTGAACTTTTTGCTAATCATCCAAATATTGGAGAGTATAGGCAAATAGGCTTAATTGGTGCTTTGGAATTTGTAAAAAATAGAGAAACAAAAGAACTTTTTGATTCAAAAGAGAGAGCAGGTTATGAAATATATAAAATTGCTCTAAAAAAAGGAGCATTATTAAGACCTCTAGGAAATATAATCTATTTTATGCCACCATATATAATAACTGAAGAGGAAATTGATAGAATGCTTACTATTTGTAAAGAGTCTATTGATGAATATTTAGCTAATAAATCATAA